The sequence below is a genomic window from Calypte anna isolate BGI_N300 chromosome 4A, bCalAnn1_v1.p, whole genome shotgun sequence.
GCCTGCCCTCAACCCAGACGAGGAGGAACTCTTTGCTGACTCTCAGCCAAAGGTGAGACTGCTCAGAgctggtggattttttttggggtggtgtTGATCTTTAGCTGAAATCCCAGGTTCTGGAGACACTGCACAAGTGTAGGAGCTGGTACTTCAGGAATTGATGTGTGAAAtgtgatgaaaataaataatttttcatggtCTGGTTGCTGATGGGTAGGTGTAACTCCTTCAGTAGCACAGCTGCCATTTAGTTGCAACAGCACCTTGGTACATTTGGATTGCTGATCACTTCAAGAGGTTTTCCAGAACGTGATTTCtaagaaaagccttttttttttttttttcccaacttaAGAAACAAACAGTAACAGTGTTTGTGTCCTCTTGCTTCACATCCTTGTCAGGATGATCTAGAGACTCATCTgccatttatttaaaatctggTGGCTGAAGGATGAGCAGAAACCTGTTCATTTCCTGTGAATAATACAGAGTTTGGGTCTCCTATAATAaccataattttaatttgtttttttaaggataaaTTATGTAATACAAATGGTTTCTTgtcccacctttttttttttcttgtttcagagCTCTCATCCCCCTGCTAAGAGGAAGGtgccagaatggtttggaaCTTCAGCAGTGCCTGTTCTACCTGTAACCCAGagcaagaaacccaaagcaGAGCCCAGAAAGGGCATTTTTAGTTAAagaatttttgggttttttaagccTTTTTGTAATCTTCCCTTCCCTTACACAGCTCACTCTCTGTACAGAGAGCAGCGTGCCTCCTCCTGTAAATAAAGGAAATGAATTGAACACCCTTTATTTCTGCcacttctctccctcccctcaggCACTCAACTTAAGTGTTTCACTGTGTGAAATGTTTGAtcattactattaaaaaaaaaaataaagaagcccCCTCCATCTTGCTGTTGCACttgggggggtgtgggggtgtcTGTGTGGGGGTTGGGATGTGGGTGTGTAGGGTGGGGTTGGGGGTGTGGGTGTGTGGTGCCTGGCTGAGGGGGGtctctgcctggctggggggggggtctcGGCCTGGCTGGGGGGTGCCTGCCTgcccccccctctctctctgcctgcccCCTCTCTCTTGCCTGCCTGCCCCCCCTCTCTCTTGCCTGCCTGCCCCCTCTCTCTTGCCTGCCTGccccccctctctctgcctgcctgccccctcTCTCTTGCCTGCCTGccccctctcttcctcctgccctgcctgcccccccctctcctgcctgccccccctctcctgcctgccccccctctcctgcctgccccccccttctcctgctgccccccccctctcctgcctgccccccctttcctgcctgccccccctctcctgcctgcccccccctctcctgcctgccccccctcctgcctgccccctcTCTTGCCTCCCCCCTCTCTCTTgcctccccctctctctcttgcctccccctctctctcttgcctcccctctctctcttgcctcccctctctctctgcctcccctctctctcttgcctccccctctctctcttgcctccccctctctctcttgcctccccctctctctcttgcctccccctctctctctgcctccctctcaCTCTCTCttgcctccctctctccctccctctctctgtttAGGCCTTTCCCCAGGCCGCAGCCGTTGCCACGGCAACGCCCAACCCACTTCCGGGGTGGAGAGGGGGCGGTGCGTCACGCTAGGGCGGGCTTCCCCGCAAGGCTGCCGGAGGGGCGGGTCTGGCCCAATCGGCGGGGGCGGCGCTGGGCGGCCTGGGGCTCGCGCTGCGGCGGGCGGGTGAGGCGGGCGGCGTGAGGGGGCGCGCGGGGCCGTGAGGCgatggggggagaggaggggaagggaagggaaaggggggggggcagcGGTCAGTCCCGGCTCCTCACCGAACGGCGGACAAGGCCCCAACCTAACCCGTCCCCCGCTGTGGGCATGAGCCCGGCCTCGGTTAGGAGGGGGCCTTCCCGCTGCCGGTGCTTTGCCCTCCGCCCTGGCTGTCGGTAAAGGGGGGGTGTGCGGCCGGCGGGCTCACACCCTTGCTGACAAAGTTTACCCCCacctcctctctccatcccGCCTCGGGTCGGTGAGTTTGAAGTTCCTGGTTTAACGCTGGGTGCCTGTGAGGCTCTGCTGGGGGGGTGCTGAGGGTCGGTGTTCTGGGAGCTGCCCCGGTGCTTGGCACATCGCTGGGAGCTTGAGGGGCTGGTTCAGAAATCGCCTTCTCTACCTTCAAGTTGTCCCTGGGGGTTCAGGTTGCGTTCTGACGCTTTAAATCCCCACACGTGCCTGATCCTTGAAAGTCCATAGGCAGGGAAAAGAGGACACAAACAAACAGCGTCAGCACGAGGTACCTCTGCTCTTAAATCTCTTATTGACTCTAATACCTGTTTCTTGCCTTTCCCCTCCTGCTTCTGGTAACAGAATTATGGATCCAAGCTTACTGAGAGAGCGAGAGCTATTCAAAAAGCGTGCCTCTCCACACCAGCGGTAGAAAACGTCCAGCGCCATCTTCTgactcctcttctccaaaaagaagaaagcaaaggtaGAGCAAGGTGGCTCCTCAAGCTCCAAACAAAGCACAGGTTGGTGGAAGTCTCCTGTTTGACAGCTGTTGGGGTGTTTTCCCCTGTCAGCCTTTCAGCTGTGGTCTATCACTATGGATCAGTCTCTGTGGATTTCCCCAGTGGCTTCTTgatgttctttcttttaaattgtcaCTTTCTGTCAAGAAATTTGCCTGTGCAGTgtgaaaaaagtgagaaaaagcaCCTTTGCTATGACCCATATGTGTCAGGCCTCATCCTGTGACTTCCTTGCTGTTGCACAATTGGGGAATCACTAATgccaaaatattatttcacatGAAACTGAGCTTTGATTTGTGCATTTCAGTGCTTGCTGGACCCACAAGAAAAGTAGTAATagcccttcctttccctttcccttccccctcccctttcccctttctcttccttttcctctttcccttccttttcccctttccccattcccctttcctctttctcccttcccccttcttcccccttttccccttcttcccccttcttcccccttcttcccccttcttcccccttcttcccccttcttcccccttcttcccccttcttcccccttcttcccccttcttcccccttcttcccccttcttcccccttcttcccccttcttcccccttcttcccccttttccctttccccttccccctttcccttccccctttcccctttcccttcctttcccttccttttccccttccacttcccctttttcccttttccccctttcccctctttcctccctttcctccctttcttcctttccccctttcccccctttcccctctttcccccttttccctctttccctattcccctttccccttttccccttttccctctttcctccctttccccactttccccccttttccctctttccccccttttcccctctccccttttttccccttttcccctttttcccctttcccttccctatCTTTGTGGCAGCCTAAAACTCGAGTTTATTAACTCTTAAAGTCATCAGTTGTCCATCCATGAGGTGGATTTTGCAacttacatcttttttttttttttttttggctagcACCTCTTGGTTAATAGTTCTTATTTTACTTGGGCACTAATCTTTGCTCACAAACATTGGGGTTTTTATAAGTTTCTGTCTGCTTTGGTCAGGAGTTCTGTTGTTTCCCTGGGCTGGTGAAGCTGATAGTGCATCTCTCAATCTCAAATAAGCAGCTGATAAAAAAGTGCCAGAATTCTGTGAAATGGAAAGAGGAGCAGCTTTCTCTGTGTTCCCTTTGACTGGGTGTTCACTTGAGGGGCCTTGCAGTTCTCTGAAGGCACTGCCTGGTCTCTGATGTGCTCAGGAGGTCAAATCAAATGTCAGGAGTGACTTAAAACACTTTGTTGTGCAAAGCCattgtgtgtgcttgtgttttGAGTACCACATGTGGCTCCCTTCTGAACTCCCAGAAGAAACAATGGAGctgaaaacagcagagaaaaacgTGGAGAACAATGGGAGGAGTGGAACATCATCTGTCTGTGGGGTGAGGAGCTTGTGTATGGATCTTCACCCTCTCAGGGCTCCAAATAAAGTTATTGTTAGACATCTTAAAACAATTCAAGGGAGGGTAGGTTTCCCTCAGTCCCTTTGCCTCACTCTccaaaggaaattaaatccCAAACTGCCCTGTCCTGAGTGAGAGGGGTTTGCTGGGAaagagggatggggaagcagAACCAGGGTGGGCAGTTCACCTGTGGGTCTGCTCCAGGAGATGTCAGTAGTTAGGTGGCCAAGAGGCAGAGCAGATGAAGGAAGTGTCATTTCCATTCTGGGGTTTTGTGAGCCTGGGTATTTCCTCAGGTGCTTCTGCAGTCATCAGATGCTGAGCTTAAACAAACAGGGATGTGTGGCTTTATCTTTTTACACTGCTGCCTTTGTGccagacagcagcagaaaggtTTCTCTAACACTTTTATGCAGGGCTTTCCCTTGGAGAGTGTTCACTAGCtactgcagaagcagcaaggGTGGAAGGAGAATGATGAAGGGTGAGCAAACCCAACCTTCTCAGAGCCAACCTTCTCCCTCTTACCCTTAGGAACTGGCTCAGAAccagtgctggggctggcaAGCAACTGGACAGGTTCAGCAGCCACAAGCAGCATGAGCAGCCCTGTGTGATGCTGCCAAGCCCTTTGCCTCCAAACCTGCTTTGTCATTTGAGTCACCAGATGGTTGGGTGCCTCTCAGGGTCTGTCAGAGATGGGTCTTGGGGAGCTGGAGTACAAAAAATCCCTGTCCCATccccacaaaaaaaatgaaaatgaagatgatCAACCCTAGTTTTGTTGTGTGGTGCCCACAGAGGTGAGGACTGGTGTCACTGTGCTGACAGGGTAGCACTGATAGTCCCTGGGTGTGAGCTGCTTGCAGGTTCTCTGTCATTTTGTGACTCAGAGGCCTGTCCTCATTACTGTTTCGGGGAGGAGAGGCATGGAGTTCATGCTGAGCTCCAAAAGGCCTTTCAGCTAAATCTTCACACTCAGGCCAGCTTTGTTGTAAGCTTTCCAGCAGGAATAATTCTTACTATATTCATCTGGAATCACTGTTCAAGCAAGTCACTTGAAAACATTCAAAACTGCCTTGTGTGCTCAGTTTGTAACAGTaactggaaaataaaggaaatagaTCATATCtggttatttctttttattgatcAACACTAAGTTGTGGCTGAGGTCTTAGTCTTTCTCTTAAGACCGTTGTTGATCTCAGCCAGCAGCAATCAGCAGCTGCAGTCTCCAGGAGCTGTTTCACAACTCACTCTACCTGTCTGCAAGGGTCATCCTGAGGCTCTGGGGCTGTGTCTCCTGTTCCTTGGGCAGAGACCCAGCCCCCTTTACACAGCTGTGAAATAAACAGCTGGAAGGAGTCCCAAGGTTTTATTCCTGGTGTGTGCTTCTCGGGAAGGTGCAGGAACAGGAGGCCAGTGTGGCAGAGGTTGGCCATGATCCTCCAGGATGCAGCCATGGGGAGTGCTGGGTAGGAGCACTGCCAGTGGAAAGCAGCCCTGTGGCCATCCAGAGTGGGGtttattattttcaggaaaGAGATGTTTTCTAATCAAATCAGTGTGTCCTGATGGCAGCTCTTGCCTCTCTTGAGCAGGACCTGGGTCTTTCATGGCTGTGGATTGCAGCAGAAGTGATGAGGCACCTGCCCTCTTTCCCTGACAGTGTAAGGCATCAGCAGCACTGATGTTTTCATCATACGTCTTGGCCTGAATCTGAAAATTGTCTTCTCCCTGGGATGTCAGCTTCCATTAATTGTGCTTATGGTTTGGTTTGCAGCCAGAAGTGTTCTCTGCTGGTGGGACCACTGTAAGGAGTGTGTCCCAGATGGATGGTGGCATCAGTAACACTCCTCTGGGTTTGGGGTTGCTCCTCCTCCCAAGTCTCTGGGCAAGCTGTGCTGGTTAGTAGTAGCCTGGTAGCTTGAGTCCATCTCACCAAAGGAAGAGTCACATTAGGAAGTCTTCAGTGTGTGCAGAGCTTCTGGAGCTTGGGAGTACTGAACCTGATAGAGGGAAgctatatattaaaaaaaaaaaatagataattaTAGAAACTGGCCATGGCACAAAGGTATTTCTGCCACAGGCTGAGAGATCAGTGTTGTAGCTCACTTGTCCCTTTGGCCATTAGCTGGGCTTTGTTTCCCTAATGACTGAAATATCTGGTTATTTATATGGTTAAATAACTCGTCCCATACATAGCTTTGGTCTGGGATGCTTCTTGCTAGCCTGTTTCTCTGTGGGTTCAAGGAGTGTGACAAGCTTGCCAGGTCTCACTGCTGGCTGTTGGGTACTGTTTTCTAACAGTTGTAATTGGTAACTGCAAAACTTTGTGGTTTAAATACTACAGAGGTGGTGCAGctacaggagaaaaataaccTGGTGAGGTCAGTTTGTGAGCAAGGCATGAGAGTGAACTCTGTGGGTGCACTGTGAGGCTGGTGAAGCAGACTGAGCTGCTCTTGTGTGCATCCACCCCACTGGCTCTAGCACAAGGTTTCTCCTGGTGGGGCTTCCTGTGGGAAGCAGGTTGCCACCTGGAAGCTGCCTGCAGGCTGGGCAAAGTtcctggcaggggggtggaaggTCTGTGACCCCTGTTTGCTCGTGTTCCTTGGCTGGAACTTGGTCAATTCCAGTTCAGCTCTGAAAAGTTAAGAGTGGGATGGAGCATCCAGTGTGTCCAACTCCCTGTCATCTGGTTATTGTGGTGGCAGCAGCCTTGGGATAGAAAGGGGGATAGAAAAATCCCTGTTTGTTCTGGGCTGGAAGGTTAACACTTCTAGAGTGTTTCCATTCGTTTTGTGGGAAGATCTGGGTGTGCTTAAGGTAGCACATCTTGACACCCAGAAGTTGTTAAATGGGTTCAGTATTAAGTAAGGGGAGAGCAGTTCTCTGAATTTTGAGAAGGGGCAGGAGAAAAGGTCATGTGTGACCACAagagattggaaaaaaaacatttcagggCCACCTTTCtgttggtttgcttttcctCCCACCACCCTCCCTTTTAACAGCAAGAAGCCTGTAAGAAGAAGAGCTGCTGAAGACAAGAACTCACACAAGCCTGTCCTGTCTGTTTGCCTCACCCCTTGTCCatctttttcctgtctttttcctgcctttgtgCAGTTGGTCTCAGTGGGAGGACACTGCTGTGTCCTGGCACTGGGTATGATCAGATTGTTGAGCATTTTTATACAAGTTCAGCAACATAGTTTTTTAGGCAACATTTGTTCGTTCAGGTAGACAAAGATCTATGCTAACAACTCAATGTAAACAACAAAAGCTCATTTTAGAaacacaaatcttttttttttccccacatgaCATTACAACTGATCATCCTTCTGCTAAGCGCTCCAAAAGCCTTTCCCAATTATTCAAGTTCACATCCAGAGATAAAATAGTAATTGTTGTTACTATATTTAAgtccagaagaagaaaaacttcatgTGACTTGCTCGTTCATAAAGGTACAAGAGGCTTCACTCCTGGTGTTAAACGTTCTTCAGGTGCTCCCTACACCACCTCTGTGTCACGCCTTCTGAAGCTGTTCAGCATTGCCCTGACAGGGTTGGGTTCATTCTCCAAGTCtttgacagttttatttttcacacagCAGCAACAGTCCAGCAGTTCGTAGAGGAAAGCCAACACCACCAGAGAAACTACAGTAAAGATGAATATGATCAGGATAACAAAGCAGGCAGTGTTCCAGTTGTCGTGGAAAGGGTAAATTTTTTGCACTTGGAAGCCCAGATACTGGGAAATGGACGTAGTCTCGTTCCAGTGAGTAGTGTTGAGAGTTGCCATTCTTTAAGAGCTGTCTCAGTGTGCTCACTGTCACAGATTTGGGggctgaaacagaaaaacaaagctgttgAGGGCTCTGTTGAACAAGAACATGCTGTGGTTTTTATCTAGAACCACCAGAATTCAACTCAGATTAACTTAATTTACTCAGACTTACTTACTTACTTATTTAACTTAAAGTAAATACTTATACCTCCTACAAGGAAGTGTGAATAGTTGTGTGTGCTTACACAAGTATCAGACTCCAAATGTACAACTTTGTGATTTCTCTGGAATGTCTGTTTCAGTGAAGAGTGATCCATACCTGCACCCTGTAGCCCGAGTTACTCTGGAATATGTAAATTGTGACTGCTCTGGAAGATGCTTCCAAAGCATGGAACAGAACTGAACCAAAAGTTCCATGCAAACATAGCAGTCTCTAGTAGAAAAATAACAATCCTCATTCCTTCTAACCCATCAGGATAGGTAACAAGGAAAACCCAACCCTTTCTGAGGAGTTctgattcctttttttcaaCTCTGCTCAACTGCTAGGGAAGAAATGCCATCTTTGTCCAATGCAGTTTGTACCCAGCAGAAGACAAAACTGCTTTGTGCTGTGGGGCAGAGGTGGGAGAAGAAGTTGGCTTCAGCAAATCTGCCTTTGGTGTCAGTGTCGAGGTGATGTTGTTTTGGAGAGGCCCTTGCTCAAAAGTGTTGAAAGGAGGCTGTGCCTTGATCATTTCTGGGCTTTatctagaaataaaaagcagtgttGTCTGTCTCTGAATTCCTTTGTGAATCATAAGTAGGCAGATGAGGTGCTGGGCAGTAACATCTTTACAGttatcagtctttttttttccactggttttctttccttgtctgtGCTTCCCAAAACTGGAGGAATTTATGGGATTTCTGGCATATAATCTAATGGAATAAAAAATGTCCAGGGAGCCACTGGGACTCCTGATTACCTGTCATGGGGAATGGAGGTTGCTGTAATAACCTTTGAATCTTTCAGGGAGTTGAAAACTGGGTGTGGGAGAAGGAGACTGAGTCACAGAGGAAATAGCAAGGAGTTTTGTGGTGAAACACAGTGatcataaaggaaaaaaatcaaaacctgcAGATGTTCATTACAAAAGGGTCCTGGCTGCCACctttagtttaattttcttcagtaatCAAAACTGCAGAGCCAAAGGGTGACACTgctgttttgttgggttgtgTTTCAATGGACCTTGCATATCCCAGGAATAATTCTGCCATCAGCCTGTCTTAGGCAGTGAAAACTACAACGTGTGACCAAGGCAAAGTGTGATGGTGTCTGCTCAAGCAGTTCAAGCACCTtgtcttgtgtgtgtgtgtgtgtgtgtgtgtgtgtgtgtgtgtcactcAAAAAAGGATACTGTGAAAACTATGATGATGCAGCCAAACCAGCTTGTGATTTAGGTCCCATTTGTATACAGATATTccacattttctcctttatcCTTCTGTTTTCAattgatttaaatttaaacagaaCAGCTTTGTTGTTGGGAAGATACCTGGCTGGAATTAGTgtttaatacagatttttattagAGCAGCTACAGTAACTTACTGTTTTCTCTGTTAAATCTCTTGCTGAATACACAAACTTGTAATTGAATACACAGAGTATGACTGAGATGGATAGGATTAATTAAactcttttggtttgttttcttaaacaGAAGTTTACAGAACAAATCCAAGCTAAAAATACTCCTGAGCTGAGTTGGGTCCTGGCTTTGAGAGCGTGGCTTGCTTTGGTCAGGGTCTAGGAAGGAAACTCAGCTGACCTGTTTTATGGGGCTAAAAGTCTGGAGGATTTTTGAAGGGATGGTTTGAAAATCTGGAGGaggctgaataaaaaaattcagagtcCCTTTGGAGGGGTAATTAAAGCAAGTAAgatttaaatgtgtattttaaatggCAAGAGAATATCCTTAGGAAGGAAAGGAGTTTTGCTCTGAGCATTTTCCACAGATTTCTGAGACTGAGGATTTTGTTGCAGTCTGTTACATTCAAGTTTGCTCACTCTGCATACACCAGGCACAAGAATTAACTGTTTCTACTGTCTTAGTCATTGCTAAAAGTGACAAAGATCTGGGGTCTCTGAAGAGACTGGGCATGATTCCATTGCCTGGATGCgcccagcacagctctctgcCAGGGTGGTACCCTTGTTCCTGAGAGGAGCATCTTGGGCAGAGCATGGCTCATCAGGAGCCACCGTGAGAGCAGCACGGGGACACTTTTCTTTACCCAGGGA
It includes:
- the SMIM18 gene encoding small integral membrane protein 18; this translates as MATLNTTHWNETTSISQYLGFQVQKIYPFHDNWNTACFVILIIFIFTVVSLVVLAFLYELLDCCCCVKNKTVKDLENEPNPVRAMLNSFRRRDTEVV